AGAAGTTACAATATGAAAAGAAGCTCAAGGCAACCAAGGTAAAATATCTCTGTGTTGACATTGCGTTGCACCATAAGTGCCCAAATTCCACTGTTAATTGTCCGCTCAACTTTCCTGAATGCAGTCCAGTTTGATGTTTCAGCCAGCTAAGTGAGTCATTCTCTTGTGCACGTGTTCCCTCTTTTTTAGGCCGTTATGGGTATggcatatttttcattcaataGAAATAGAATTAATAACAGCTTAGTCTATTTAAGTACtgtctttatgttttcttataTGGCTTTATTATAGACAttcttctgcatttttttctcttcagttaGAAAAACAAGTGCACAGCTTTTAAAATAtagtacataaaaaaatacaaaggaaACAGTCATCTGTAGTGATAAGAACCTGTAGAGTTCAGAAACCATCTTTTGCAAATTAACATCTACTTAACATCTGCTGTGACAGTGGTCTAGATGTGtcatttttatagattttgctgcattctgtctgtgtttttggGAACTGGGGACCACATTTGTTGTCGCTTTGATGTCATCAGACAGACTGGCCACAAGAATTTTGTTAAAGAGCAGTATGCCACGATTACTATGCTGTTGAGAAGTAGATAGAGCACAGGGTTTGAAACTAcgtgaaagatttaaaaaaactgactgaAGCTAGAGTTTACTTTGCATAAACAGCTGAAAGGAAGTTCAAACAGTCAATCTTATAGAAATTGTCTCCTTAGATTTAGGTTGTATGAATTCTGTTAGACTTTTTGTGTTAAGACATAACTTTTAATTATCCAACTGCATTACAAAACGGATTACTTGCCAGTATAATAGCCATACCTTGTGACTTAAATTATCATACTTGTCACATTTAACTTTATTCCAAAGATGGTGACACAGTTCAGCCTGAACAAATCTTTTTCATCTGTGTCCTCCTTATGTAACttcctttaaaacaaactaaactgtGGAGAGTGGTGGTTCAACATTTGGTGCTTTAGAACTCAGAGAAAATAACTTCTCCATTCTTTGTTTGGGGTCTTTCATACATAGCAACTTTTGAGGAGATTTGAAATGCATACATGTGTCTTTATTGAGTGTAAGCTTTTTATATGTGAACCTTTTGTAAACAGTGAATAGAcctatgttttctttctgctaaaATTCTTCCTTGTGTGTCACCTTCAGGCAGAGATCAGCAACCTTCAGCAACTTCTCCTCACAAAGAATGCAGAAATTGAGAGCTTGCACACTCAGTTGCTGGCTAGACCTCCTCTGACGACAGAGATCTCAGAGAGAGGTAAGCAAACAATTTGTGCAACTTCAAGCCTTCAACAACCTGCCAGTGAAATGCTACAAATACATACGTATAATTAGATGAAGACAATTATCGACTGTCCTTTTGCATTCAGTAACAGCTATGGAAACATTTTGGCTTGACCAtatataaattgtgtttttggggGTCGTGTGTCTGTCTCTCAGAAGAGATGTACAGGAAAAGACTAAGCACCAAATGTAAGCTTATGGAGCACTCAATAAAATCTCTTGGGACTTGTCTACTACTAACTGTAGATTGACTGCTTTTTCTCTAGggtgttttttcttaattatcttttttatttccttttgctTTAAATCAAAAGTTTGCTTAAATTACTACTTCAGTCTTTATGTGTTTCTAAAGAAACACCATCCTTTTTGTCAAAAATTGTCTGCTTCTGAGTTCTTGACTCATAGTTATTATTGTTTACTAGAAATGCTGATGTAGTCCTGAATAAACGGGAGCCAAAATAGATTAATAAACTATGTAACTTTTTTGTGACTTAGATCAAGAACTCCAAAGGCTTCGCAGTGGAATGAAATCACTGGTTGCTACCAATGAAGAAAAGgtaagctgtaaaaaaaaaattaaatcaactttttagaattattttattgtggaaaaacatttcattacaCCCTAACTTATTCAACTGCTCTGTATGTGGGAACACAGTCATTTTTAAGGAAAGTATCAGCTATTAGGTCCTGTTATTTCCTAGAGGTGCCACCCTCTGACCATTTACGTTTTGCACAGAGGATCTTTTGTGTTCTTTCGCCCAGAGTATTTTGCACTTTAAGCACTTGCAGACAGACTTGCGTGTAGCACATTAGTCAggacctgcacacacacacgcacacccccacatcCTGAAACGAGCCTTTTCAGACTAGCCACAATTAAGCAGGCTTTGCTCTGCCAAGTTTAATTTTGGAGTGAGCTGCATTAAGATAACTATGGCAAAACCAGGCATGGGCAccacttcaaaacaaacacactccTCGCAGCTGTTTGCTGCAAAATACAGTTTCCAGTGAGGTCTAGGTTTGTTCCCTCCCTGTCCTTTACTTTGATGTAAAGGCCATATGGTGGAAGGGTAATGTCTGTGGGCGTATCAGCCACCAGCCGAGTAAAACCAGCAGCGGGTGGTCATGCTTCTTAACTTTTAATGAATATCCTAATAGGGTTATGTTGACTTTAAAGCTCCActgctgtgttttctgcagGACAGACAGATTGAAGAGCTCACTCTGCTCCTGAATCAGTGCAGACAGTTCAGAGATGTAACTCTCATCTCAAGACAAGGTATTGGGATTATTTACCCTTCTATATGAGTGACTGAATTTCTACCCTTATGATGTATAATGTATAATCTTTCCATAACTTGTCGCAGCTCCATCTGCTGTCAGTTCATTGTCAAATGGTCGGACTGCTTCAAGTAGCAGTGAGGAAGGAGACCAGATCCTGACCAAGACTGTTGACTCTACTAGTACAAAATCTGATGATGTGAAGTCTGAGGTGGGATTAAATAAATCTAGCTGGTTTTAAAGTTAGcgtaaaaaatacaaatcgAAACGGTCCATGCAAATTCTGTGTATTGTAATTTTTTGACCCACAACAGGTTTCAACAAATAGTTCGTCTTCTCAGCAAGCATCAATCCAGACAGATTGCGATTCCAGGtagtaaaatacttttttatcaTAATGAATTTTGCATCTCTTATTGGAATCTTTCTGagtgtgttttgtcttttttgttttttacagaacGGAGCTACAGATTTTATCAAGTAGCTTGAATGACATAACAAACAGACATTCACCCAAGGTATTTATAGTGTTAGTGAGGTATTTACCATCCCTTATTTTATTCAACAGACATGCACATTTGATTCAAAAGTAGCAAGTGCCTCCTGTTGGTCTCATTATGAATATTTAgggtttttgaatatttattttgttgcatgCACATGGTTGAAAATTACTAAGATACTGGCCCAAACTTGGAGATATAGCAATTATGTTTAGTGTCGTCTACTTGACTGTGTTCTGTACATTGTCATCACTGATTTCAAATTCTTTAGAAGTGTTTTCAAATCTCTTACCAGACTTAAGAGCTGTTGCAGTGGTCCTCGTGAAAGGACCACTGCAACAGCCTCTGTCCTCGTGAAAGCCTCAGACAGAGGCTGACACGAGGCTTTCTAATATTCATTCTCACTTTAAAAGTCAGGAACACACCAAACTAAATGTCTGAGATTTAAATAGTCAATTGCTTtcaaaattctgattaatcCTGATGTTATATTCATGAGTTGAGTGGTGATAGATGTGTGAGTGTGTTATTCCTGAgacattttacaagaaaaatagcCTCATCTccaaattttagaaaaatacacttttttcaCATGGCCGTAATTGTATTAAATGATCTGAGCTCATTGAATTGCATAAGAATTATTAAGaattttctccctttttatgtatatatcttttaaatttgtaaatagTTTCTCCGTGGTGGTCTGGGTGATGATAGAAGTCAGACTTTGCCCATGAATTCTACTCTCCTGGAACAAAATGAGAATGATGTTACAGATattcaaagacataaaaatccAGTTGAAGATGGAGACTCATGCCAAAGTAAGTTcacacaataaatttcatacTGTCATTCATGATATTGTAGGTTGAACAGTGTAAAATGCTTTGGCATAATGTATTTCAGAGGCCTAGAGATTCCCATGAGAGCAGACAAATTAAATTTTGGAGCTATAACCACTCTCTTCTGACCAGAAGACCACTGAACTCTTGATCACAGCTAATTGCAGACCTCCTGTCAGAGCAGATGGCTCGTGGGATAGGGTTACTTACCCAGCCCAACCTCTCCCTTTCTTGAACCAACCACATTCAGCCCAGCTCCACCCTTCCTTGATGTGACTGACCAGTTTAAATCCAGGCACACCCTGTTATCTCTTTGAACCTTTGGCACAGACAACAGACTTTATCATAAAGATATCACCATGTAAATTATCCTAAAACTTTTACGTTGATGCATTTACCCAGTTATCTGCAACCAGTATTTATCAACTCAACAAAGCATTGTGAACAGTCAGGGTATCACAcattttttgcatgaattaaacatgttaaaaaaatatctggctCCATACTCATTCATCATTATCAAGATATTTTCTGTTGCGTTAACTACAGGGAAGCAGATATAATCTTTATTCAGATGTCATTAATCAAGAGCATGTTTTTGGCAGGAAGTTACTGAAGCTTAGTCTGCGCCCTGACGCTATTCTGAGTAAAGCACTTTTTCAACAATACAAACATgtctgtaaattaaaaaaaaagaatccttaAAATGACCAGCGCTTTTAGGAATCAAGTCTGCATACTCTTTGTTCTCAGTTACTGACTGTTGTTTTTATAACCCCCTTAAGGAAAGTTGGAGAAAGCCCATGACTGCACACCCAGTGAGAATTCCCCTGCTCATTGTGAGGCACAGCCTGGCCAGCGAGCTGTGGGATCTCCTGAATACATGAAGAACAACAGGAGCTTCAAGAGATTCTGGGGAAAGTAAGTgcagagacacaaaaacaagtaaGCGATGTCCAAACAATTCGAAAGAGGagacatttataattttatttttattgcagttgcagttttaaaactgaTGTTATGACCTAATTATTAACTGACCACTTGACATTTCTTCGGCAGATTATCtgctgatttaaaaatgaacaaaaaaacagagtGACGTACCCTGCCCTGGTCATGTGAATTACATTTGGTTGATCCCAATACAAAGACATGCAAAGTGTCTgtcagtatttattttgagtatCAAAACTGCAGTCATTTTAACCTGTCAGCTTGCACTTTTGTTCACACAGGCTTCGAAGAACCCAGTCTGGCGGCTTCCAGCCTGCAGATCCAGATGCGGGTCAGTTCAGAAGAGGAGGCTTACGTGCAACAGCGGGGCCCAGACTTACCCGAACTCCTGAATCTAACCCCACACGgtaaaacactttgtgtttCAACATTTTCCTACTGTACTTTCAATACCTTAATAAATTGTatattttgtctcattattaattttgttgttgtcagCGACCTGAATATTCCATTCAGTCAATGGACCAAGGAGCAGGTGTGTGGCTGGCTTGAAGACTACGGTCTTGGCCAATACATCAATCTCACCAGACAGTGGGTTGAAAATGGGCAGACGCTTCTGGCAGCCACACCTCAAGACTTTGAGAAGGTTTGAGAACTGCATGCCAAATGTAACACTGGTacaaaatagattttacatATCTTTACACTTGTATATTGAGTCATACAGATATTGTAAAACATATCAGAACTATTGTTTTTGTTCCCACCTTgacttttctttctgatttcagGATATGGGCATGAAACATCCCCTTCACAGGAAAAAGCTGCAACTTGCTTTGAGGGCCTTTACTTCAAAGGTTGCAGAGAAATCGTCAGAGCTGGATCACATCTGGGTCACCCGTAAGCGTTAATCCGCAGGAAATATGTCTCAAACTGTTCCAATTTTAGTTAAATCCACAATGATAAAATAGGGTTCCTTCTGTCATAAACCAAACAATCGTACACAGTGTAATACAtcataagaaaatgtaaatattataaTTTGCCAAATCATGAAAATTCAACTTAACACATTTTTGCAtgaagcatgtttttaatgttgtatcTTAGTGAGCATATCTATGTGGGATTTTCTGTCCCTCTGTAGGCTGGCTGGATGATATTGGATTGCCTCAGTATAAAGACCAATTCCATGAGGCCAGAGTAGATGGCCGGATGATCCAGTATCTCACAGTGGTAAGGCTTAATCAAATTAATACACAATTTTCTAATACACTTGAAGTaataaagctgtttttgttgttgaatgaaagcaaacttttcatcaaattcaatgttttattttttattttttgtaatttcagaaTGACCTCTTGACTCTAAAGGTCACCAGTCAGCTTCACCATCTCAGCATTAAATGTGCCATTCATGTTCTTCATGCCAATAAGTTCAACCCAAACTGTCTTCGACGCAGGCCAGGCGAAGAGGTggataaacacaaaaagaaccaagttgaaactaaaaatatacTTGTGGTAGTATTACGATGACAAATATGGTCATGCCTCACCGTTATTTAAAGGCATGGATGTTGTTACTAGGGAGACGTTTACTGAAATTGTAATCTCATAGTCTTCCACAGGATGGCAGCAGAGATTAAATGAGCTTAATCTCAgcctttatgtttgtttttaaacaattgaTTTAGCTATCCATCAGcaatgattaaatatttcttatacAGTAGGATTCCAGtaggtatttttttatttcaatggaATATTATTTCAAtgacattttgcttttattcccAGAAACATCCCTCTCCTTCAGAGGTGGTACAGTGGTCAAACCACTGTGTAATGGAGTGGCTAAGAGCAGTTGATCTTGCTGAGTATGCTCCTAATCTTCGGGGGAGTGGCGTTCATGGTGGCCTGATTGTAAgtactgctaaaaaaaaaagaaaaaaaagctggtCTGTgttatttgtggttttacattaaataaaatattttcatttctatttcGCATATCTAACAACATCAAAAAGACTACACTTGGTTTCCGAATGAAACATAATATTAGGTTAAGAGAGggtttaaagaaagaaaaggtcaaagacctttcctttttttatctaaaaatgtttttaaaataagtttaaaattttacagtAAGGTTCCTTTagacaaattaaatactatggGTGACAAATCAAAGACTAAAACATATAGCTACTC
This genomic stretch from Xiphophorus hellerii strain 12219 chromosome 4, Xiphophorus_hellerii-4.1, whole genome shotgun sequence harbors:
- the ppfibp2a gene encoding liprin-beta-2 isoform X7, producing the protein MGEVSYLKLKLADMEGTQVHGAERQHKAETVVNFISELQEQMCQFQKEINSKIQEKKALEISADSRFPVVGPTESPEGRGKNFTVSCDGPSGCMQKLEETPDRPLGNLGEGSSEAEQLCHCGGERVLLKELRILKDKVEYLEDQKLQYEKKLKATKAEISNLQQLLLTKNAEIESLHTQLLARPPLTTEISEREEMYRKRLSTKYQELQRLRSGMKSLVATNEEKDRQIEELTLLLNQCRQFRDVTLISRQAPSAVSSLSNGRTASSSSEEGDQILTKTVDSTSTKSDDVKSEVSTNSSSSQQASIQTDCDSRTELQILSSSLNDITNRHSPKFLRGGLGDDRSQTLPMNSTLLEQNENDVTDIQRHKNPVEDGDSCQRKLEKAHDCTPSENSPAHCEAQPGQRAVGSPEYMKNNRSFKRFWGKLRRTQSGGFQPADPDAGQFRRGGLRATAGPRLTRTPESNPTRDLNIPFSQWTKEQVCGWLEDYGLGQYINLTRQWVENGQTLLAATPQDFEKDMGMKHPLHRKKLQLALRAFTSKVAEKSSELDHIWVTRWLDDIGLPQYKDQFHEARVDGRMIQYLTVNDLLTLKVTSQLHHLSIKCAIHVLHANKFNPNCLRRRPGEEKHPSPSEVVQWSNHCVMEWLRAVDLAEYAPNLRGSGVHGGLIILEPRFSSETLALLLNIPPQKTLLRRHLATAFAALVGPQAMQEKREYGNATGHVPLTTTAKVKPKKLGFTQFSHLRKRKPDESADYICPIDSEALTVNGVSRVLTPAHRGFSSTLDRQAEKWQPAAVKAHSNVPDNN
- the ppfibp2a gene encoding liprin-beta-2 isoform X1; amino-acid sequence: METHASHMLKAALEQMDDIIAGKMYEGVFSPPMQPCDQGYKSSDVDPELPLPTPVDPAFVALELMEVLMAVLEGQRSEEKQGALSKQMSTDTANVILKWLQRDEANLTLNNSSESYQERLSRLEGDKESLILQVSVLTDQVEAQGVKIHDLESSLVEHQHKLNSTEEMLQQELVHRTSLEKQKLNLMGEVSYLKLKLADMEGTQVHGAERQHKAETVVNFISELQEQMCQFQKEINSKIQEKKALEISADSRFPVVGPTESPEGRGKNFTVSCDGPSGCMQKLEETPDRPLGNLGEGSSEAEQLCHCGGERVLLKELRILKDKVEYLEDQKLQYEKKLKATKAEISNLQQLLLTKNAEIESLHTQLLARPPLTTEISEREEMYRKRLSTKYQELQRLRSGMKSLVATNEEKDRQIEELTLLLNQCRQFRDVTLISRQAPSAVSSLSNGRTASSSSEEGDQILTKTVDSTSTKSDDVKSEVSTNSSSSQQASIQTDCDSRTELQILSSSLNDITNRHSPKFLRGGLGDDRSQTLPMNSTLLEQNENDVTDIQRHKNPVEDGDSCQRKLEKAHDCTPSENSPAHCEAQPGQRAVGSPEYMKNNRSFKRFWGKLRRTQSGGFQPADPDAGQFRRGGLRATAGPRLTRTPESNPTRDLNIPFSQWTKEQVCGWLEDYGLGQYINLTRQWVENGQTLLAATPQDFEKDMGMKHPLHRKKLQLALRAFTSKVAEKSSELDHIWVTRWLDDIGLPQYKDQFHEARVDGRMIQYLTVNDLLTLKVTSQLHHLSIKCAIHVLHANKFNPNCLRRRPGEEKHPSPSEVVQWSNHCVMEWLRAVDLAEYAPNLRGSGVHGGLIILEPRFSSETLALLLNIPPQKTLLRRHLATAFAALVGPQAMQEKREYGNATGHVPLTTTAKVKPKKLGFTQFSHLRKRKPDESADYICPIDSEALTVNGVSRVLTPAHRGFSSTLDRQAEKWQPAAVKAHSNVPDNN
- the ppfibp2a gene encoding liprin-beta-2 isoform X6, coding for MENYIDFYKHFTWLRKANLTLNNSSESYQERLSRLEGDKESLILQVSVLTDQVEAQGVKIHDLESSLVEHQHKLNSTEEMLQQELVHRTSLEKQKLNLMGEVSYLKLKLADMEGTQVHGAERQHKAEVLLKELRILKDKVEYLEDQKLQYEKKLKATKAEISNLQQLLLTKNAEIESLHTQLLARPPLTTEISEREEMYRKRLSTKYQELQRLRSGMKSLVATNEEKDRQIEELTLLLNQCRQFRDVTLISRQAPSAVSSLSNGRTASSSSEEGDQILTKTVDSTSTKSDDVKSEVSTNSSSSQQASIQTDCDSRTELQILSSSLNDITNRHSPKFLRGGLGDDRSQTLPMNSTLLEQNENDVTDIQRHKNPVEDGDSCQRKLEKAHDCTPSENSPAHCEAQPGQRAVGSPEYMKNNRSFKRFWGKLRRTQSGGFQPADPDAGQFRRGGLRATAGPRLTRTPESNPTRDLNIPFSQWTKEQVCGWLEDYGLGQYINLTRQWVENGQTLLAATPQDFEKDMGMKHPLHRKKLQLALRAFTSKVAEKSSELDHIWVTRWLDDIGLPQYKDQFHEARVDGRMIQYLTVNDLLTLKVTSQLHHLSIKCAIHVLHANKFNPNCLRRRPGEEKHPSPSEVVQWSNHCVMEWLRAVDLAEYAPNLRGSGVHGGLIILEPRFSSETLALLLNIPPQKTLLRRHLATAFAALVGPQAMQEKREYGNATGHVPLTTTAKVKPKKLGFTQFSHLRKRKPDESADYICPIDSEALTVNGVSRVLTPAHRGFSSTLDRQAEKWQPAAVKAHSNVPDNN
- the ppfibp2a gene encoding liprin-beta-2 isoform X2, which produces METHASHMLKAALEQMDDIIAGKMYEGVFSPPMQPCDQGYKSSDVDPELPLPTPVDPAFVALELMEVLMAVLEGQRSEEKQGALSKQMSTDTANVILKWLQRDEANLTLNNSSESYQERLSRLEGDKESLILQVSVLTDQVEAQGVKIHDLESSLVEHQHKLNSTEEMLQQELVHRTSLEKQKLNLMGEVSYLKLKLADMEGTQVHGAERQHKAETVVNFISELQEQMCQFQKEINSKIQEKKALEISADSRFPVVGPTESPEGRGKNFTVSCDGPSGCMQKLEETPDRPLGNLGEGSSEAEQLCHCGGERVLLKELRILKDKVEYLEDQKLQYEKKLKATKAEISNLQQLLLTKNAEIESLHTQLLARPPLTTEISERDQELQRLRSGMKSLVATNEEKDRQIEELTLLLNQCRQFRDVTLISRQAPSAVSSLSNGRTASSSSEEGDQILTKTVDSTSTKSDDVKSEVSTNSSSSQQASIQTDCDSRTELQILSSSLNDITNRHSPKFLRGGLGDDRSQTLPMNSTLLEQNENDVTDIQRHKNPVEDGDSCQRKLEKAHDCTPSENSPAHCEAQPGQRAVGSPEYMKNNRSFKRFWGKLRRTQSGGFQPADPDAGQFRRGGLRATAGPRLTRTPESNPTRDLNIPFSQWTKEQVCGWLEDYGLGQYINLTRQWVENGQTLLAATPQDFEKDMGMKHPLHRKKLQLALRAFTSKVAEKSSELDHIWVTRWLDDIGLPQYKDQFHEARVDGRMIQYLTVNDLLTLKVTSQLHHLSIKCAIHVLHANKFNPNCLRRRPGEEKHPSPSEVVQWSNHCVMEWLRAVDLAEYAPNLRGSGVHGGLIILEPRFSSETLALLLNIPPQKTLLRRHLATAFAALVGPQAMQEKREYGNATGHVPLTTTAKVKPKKLGFTQFSHLRKRKPDESADYICPIDSEALTVNGVSRVLTPAHRGFSSTLDRQAEKWQPAAVKAHSNVPDNN
- the ppfibp2a gene encoding liprin-beta-2 isoform X4; the protein is METHASHMLKAALEQMDDIIAGKMYEGVFSPPMQPCDQGYKSSDVDPELPLPTPVDPAFVALELMEVLMAVLEGQRSEEKQGALSKQMSTDTANVILKWLQRDEANLTLNNSSESYQERLSRLEGDKESLILQVSVLTDQVEAQGVKIHDLESSLVEHQHKLNSTEEMLQQELVHRTSLEKQKLNLMGEVSYLKLKLADMEGTQVHGAERQHKAEVLLKELRILKDKVEYLEDQKLQYEKKLKATKAEISNLQQLLLTKNAEIESLHTQLLARPPLTTEISEREEMYRKRLSTKYQELQRLRSGMKSLVATNEEKDRQIEELTLLLNQCRQFRDVTLISRQAPSAVSSLSNGRTASSSSEEGDQILTKTVDSTSTKSDDVKSEVSTNSSSSQQASIQTDCDSRTELQILSSSLNDITNRHSPKFLRGGLGDDRSQTLPMNSTLLEQNENDVTDIQRHKNPVEDGDSCQRKLEKAHDCTPSENSPAHCEAQPGQRAVGSPEYMKNNRSFKRFWGKLRRTQSGGFQPADPDAGQFRRGGLRATAGPRLTRTPESNPTRDLNIPFSQWTKEQVCGWLEDYGLGQYINLTRQWVENGQTLLAATPQDFEKDMGMKHPLHRKKLQLALRAFTSKVAEKSSELDHIWVTRWLDDIGLPQYKDQFHEARVDGRMIQYLTVNDLLTLKVTSQLHHLSIKCAIHVLHANKFNPNCLRRRPGEEKHPSPSEVVQWSNHCVMEWLRAVDLAEYAPNLRGSGVHGGLIILEPRFSSETLALLLNIPPQKTLLRRHLATAFAALVGPQAMQEKREYGNATGHVPLTTTAKVKPKKLGFTQFSHLRKRKPDESADYICPIDSEALTVNGVSRVLTPAHRGFSSTLDRQAEKWQPAAVKAHSNVPDNN
- the ppfibp2a gene encoding liprin-beta-2 isoform X5 gives rise to the protein METHASHMLKAALEQMDDIIAGKMYEGVFSPPMQPCDQGYKSSDVDPELPLPTPVDPAFVALELMEVLMAVLEGQRSEEKQGALSKQMSTDTANVILKWLQRDEANLTLNNSSESYQERLSRLEGDKESLILQVSVLTDQVEAQGVKIHDLESSLVEHQHKLNSTEEMLQQELVHRTSLEKQKLNLMGEVSYLKLKLADMEGTQVHGAERQHKAEVLLKELRILKDKVEYLEDQKLQYEKKLKATKAEISNLQQLLLTKNAEIESLHTQLLARPPLTTEISERDQELQRLRSGMKSLVATNEEKDRQIEELTLLLNQCRQFRDVTLISRQAPSAVSSLSNGRTASSSSEEGDQILTKTVDSTSTKSDDVKSEVSTNSSSSQQASIQTDCDSRTELQILSSSLNDITNRHSPKFLRGGLGDDRSQTLPMNSTLLEQNENDVTDIQRHKNPVEDGDSCQRKLEKAHDCTPSENSPAHCEAQPGQRAVGSPEYMKNNRSFKRFWGKLRRTQSGGFQPADPDAGQFRRGGLRATAGPRLTRTPESNPTRDLNIPFSQWTKEQVCGWLEDYGLGQYINLTRQWVENGQTLLAATPQDFEKDMGMKHPLHRKKLQLALRAFTSKVAEKSSELDHIWVTRWLDDIGLPQYKDQFHEARVDGRMIQYLTVNDLLTLKVTSQLHHLSIKCAIHVLHANKFNPNCLRRRPGEEKHPSPSEVVQWSNHCVMEWLRAVDLAEYAPNLRGSGVHGGLIILEPRFSSETLALLLNIPPQKTLLRRHLATAFAALVGPQAMQEKREYGNATGHVPLTTTAKVKPKKLGFTQFSHLRKRKPDESADYICPIDSEALTVNGVSRVLTPAHRGFSSTLDRQAEKWQPAAVKAHSNVPDNN
- the ppfibp2a gene encoding liprin-beta-2 isoform X3 yields the protein MENYIDFYKHFTWLRKANLTLNNSSESYQERLSRLEGDKESLILQVSVLTDQVEAQGVKIHDLESSLVEHQHKLNSTEEMLQQELVHRTSLEKQKLNLMGEVSYLKLKLADMEGTQVHGAERQHKAETVVNFISELQEQMCQFQKEINSKIQEKKALEISADSRFPVVGPTESPEGRGKNFTVSCDGPSGCMQKLEETPDRPLGNLGEGSSEAEQLCHCGGERVLLKELRILKDKVEYLEDQKLQYEKKLKATKAEISNLQQLLLTKNAEIESLHTQLLARPPLTTEISEREEMYRKRLSTKYQELQRLRSGMKSLVATNEEKDRQIEELTLLLNQCRQFRDVTLISRQAPSAVSSLSNGRTASSSSEEGDQILTKTVDSTSTKSDDVKSEVSTNSSSSQQASIQTDCDSRTELQILSSSLNDITNRHSPKFLRGGLGDDRSQTLPMNSTLLEQNENDVTDIQRHKNPVEDGDSCQRKLEKAHDCTPSENSPAHCEAQPGQRAVGSPEYMKNNRSFKRFWGKLRRTQSGGFQPADPDAGQFRRGGLRATAGPRLTRTPESNPTRDLNIPFSQWTKEQVCGWLEDYGLGQYINLTRQWVENGQTLLAATPQDFEKDMGMKHPLHRKKLQLALRAFTSKVAEKSSELDHIWVTRWLDDIGLPQYKDQFHEARVDGRMIQYLTVNDLLTLKVTSQLHHLSIKCAIHVLHANKFNPNCLRRRPGEEKHPSPSEVVQWSNHCVMEWLRAVDLAEYAPNLRGSGVHGGLIILEPRFSSETLALLLNIPPQKTLLRRHLATAFAALVGPQAMQEKREYGNATGHVPLTTTAKVKPKKLGFTQFSHLRKRKPDESADYICPIDSEALTVNGVSRVLTPAHRGFSSTLDRQAEKWQPAAVKAHSNVPDNN